In Candidatus Hadarchaeales archaeon, the genomic stretch ATCATCCGGATTCCGTGTGTTCTCGTAGGTCCCCTGCCACTGTGTCCCAACCCTTGCGCTCCCGTCCTTGAGGGTGTCTGGCTCGGCCCCAACGTAGGCTATATTTGTGGCACCCCCCTGAGGTTCCGTGAAGCTCCAGACTAGGTTGTCCCACTGGGCCACCCCTCCCGCGTCGAAGACCCTGGAGGTAAACCTTCCCTGCGTGTACCCGTAGATCAGCCTCACCACATCCCCCACGTTCTCCGTGTTCTCGTGGGTTCCCAAGGAGAACTCCTCGTTCGTGTTGTCCACGAAGGCGAAGGTGGAGAAGCCCGGGGTCCTAGCCAGGAAGAGGATCTCCCCACTCTCCTCACCCACCTCCACCGTGGGCAGCTCCTCCCATCCAGGCTCCCCGTAGTGGAAGAGGACGGCCCTGCTACCCGAGGGGTTGGAGCCCCTCAGCCATCCCTTCGGAACGGCAAATTCTATCTCCGCCTCCTCCAGGTCCTCCCTGGCGACGGAGGGGGAGATCTCCACATAAGCCAGGACCCTCTTACCCTCCAGCGGGGGGACCTCCTCCGGCTTTCCGGGGCTCACGTAGACCTCCACCCCCTCCAGATCCCTAGCGGCCCTCAGGCTCACGGCCCTGAGCAGGAGGCCCTGTCCTCCGAAGTCCGCCCTTTTCTTCTCCCCTGCCCTCATCCTGCCCACGACCGCCTTCCGGCCGTGCCTGGGTTCGGCCCTTATCCCCCAGACCTTGGGTCCATTTTCCCCGCTCAGCCTTGGATCCTCGCTTCTCAGGAAGACCCTGACCTGCAGGTACCTAGAGGGCGGGAGGAAGGAAAGATCGACGGGGGGTGAGGTGAAGAAGGTGTTGGGGGTACCATCGGGACCCATCCACTCGCTCCAGCTCTCCCCGTCGGTGCTCACCCTTACCTGCAGGTCCACCCGCGAGAGGGCCGGGGTGCCCGCGCCCCCCGCCGGAACCTGCTCCTGGCCCCCTGCGTTCTCCTCCATCCCTTCCCGTGAACCCTCGTTCTCGGAAGGGACGGGGATAATATCCCGACCCTCCACGGTTCCCTGATCTGATGGGGTCTCTTCTTCGGTCTGGGGCTCTAGATTTTCCTGAACCCCCGTTCCTTGGTTCTGGTCCTCCTGGGTCCCCTCGTTTTCGACAACACCCCCGTTCTCGAGACTTTCTCCTACAACTTCTTGATTCTCTGCCGGGATCGGACTTTCATTCTCCGGGGGGGCCTCCTGTACTCCTTCTCCGTTTTCAGCTGCACTCCCATTTTCGAAACCATTTTCCTGTGCCTCCTGGAGCTGGCCCAGTCCCTCCGAGTTTTCAGGGTTCTCCGTCCATCCCTCCGCCACCCCTTCGCTCGGGGAAGAAGCGTTCTCGACGGTGCTCCCGGCGGGGCTCACCTCGAGGGACTGGCCCTCCGCCGAACCCCCAGCGCCCTGGGTCCCCGTCCCAGGCATGGAGGGCTCGTTCTCCTCCCAGGTCAGGAGGCTCCACCTCACCACCCTCCCCGCGTCGAAGATCTCCGAGACGAAGGACCCCTGCGTGCACCCCGGGAGGAGCCTCACCACGCCCCCCGCGTTCTCCGTGTTCTCGAAGAGGGGATAGGAGATGGAGGGAAGGGGAGAGGAGGGAGAAGCGGCCACGGGAAAAACGGGAACGGAGGAGGTGAGGAGGAAGAGGGTGAGGAGGAGGGAGAGGCTTCTCCTCAGCGCCTCCCAGGTACAGAGGGGGGGCGCGGAGGCGGCCCGCCCCTCAAAAAAGAGGTCGCCTCCGCACGAGGGTTGGGGATAAAGGGGCTTCGGACGGGAGGGGGGCCGCGGAACGGAGTAGCTGGGCTCGACCTCGACAGCGGAGCCTTCAACAATCTCGCCACTCACCCTCGGCCCCCCTCTGATTAAAAATCTGCTTTAACCTTATTTTAAAAATTTTCTATTTAAGTAAAAATAAAATTATACTTAACTCTGAAATGCTAGAGAAAGAGGAAAAGCTCCGAATCCTCCCACCTCTAAATGTATAAACAAAATTTAACTAAAATAGAAATCTTTTTATACCACAATACAATTTGAATTAAAATGATGAGGGAAATACCCGTACATCCGGCACCCACCCTCTGCGGGAAGTGCGGTCTCTTCTACCTCTATCCCAAATGGCTGGACTACGAGCACAACCCCTGCCCCAGGTGCGATCACCCTAACAACGAACATCGGAAAGGAGGTGAGAAGTGATGGAAACCCTGTCGGCGGCGCTGAGGAAGGTGGGTCCCTGCGGCATGTATCTGAGGGATCCCCTCTGCCCTAGCACCCCTTCGGCCAAGTCAGCCGGATTGTGCCACCGCTGTCCCTTTGCCAAGAGGTCCTGAGCTCCCTGGGTAACAACCCGTATTTCTTGTGTCCAAGTTGGAGAACCATGGACAGCACCCTCTTTTTGTTAGATAGATACAACTGAATTTTTATACGAGAAAAATTTAATTACATAAGGTGGAAGGTTGGAAATCCTGAAGGATCATCCCATCAAGCTCGAGATAGGAGGGGAGGAATGGGAAACCCTGGATGAGAAAAAGGCCTCGGAGGTCAGCGAGGCCCTCGCGGACCCCATCAGGAGGTGGATCTACCAAGAACTGGGGAAGGGTTCCCTCAGGCAGGCGGAGCTGGCCAAGAAGGCCAGCCAGGCCCTCGGCAAGAAGATCACGAACGTGCTCATCCGCTACCACCTGAACAAGCTCGCCTCGGCCGGGCTCGTGAGGTTCGAGAAGGACGAATCCCGCCCCAGGGTGAAGATGGTGCACAGGTGTTGCGAGGTGAGGATCCAGGTGAGACCCTTCTCCCCGCCCTCCGCGGGGCTGGAGGAGGTGCTCGCTGAGACCCTGAGGAGGAGAGGCTGATGCCCATCCTCTCGGTGATGGGAACCAAAGGAGGGGTGGGGAAGAGCACCGTGGCCATGGGGATCTCTGCCTGGCTCAGCAAGCTCCAGAAGGACATGGTCCTGCTGGTGGATGGGGACACCCACGTGAGGACGGTGGAACTGAAGATGTGTCCCGGGGCGGACGTGACCCTCTCCCAGGTGCTGGAGGGGAAGCACTCCCTAGCGGATGCCATCTACTCCTGCGCCCTCAAGGCGGGGGGAAGGCCCCTCTTCCCCAAACTGGCCATCCTCCCCGCCGGGGGAAGGTTCCTCCCTCCCGGGAGCAGGGACATCGTGGGCTTCGTGGAGCACACGGTGGGGAGGTTCGAGCGCATGCTCTCCACCCTCAGGAAGAGGTTTTCCTACATCATCGTGGATACACCCGCCTCCGTGGGGTTCGAGCACCTCATCCTAACCGCCATAGCCGACGCCCTCCTCTTCGTGGTGAACCCAGACCTGGATTCCATCCTCTCCTCGAAGATGACGGCGGAGGGGCTGAAGGGACTCCTGGGCCTACAGGCGGTAGGGGTGGTGGTGAACAGGGCACCACGAGGAAGCTCGGTGGAGGAGTGGGTCCTCCAGGCGGGGGAAATAGCTCCCGTCCTTGGGGTGATAGAGGACGACGAGCTCGTGGAGGACGCCTTCAGGAGGGACTTACCCGTGGTGGCCCTTTATCCGGAGGCACCCTCCAGCCAGGCTTTGAAGAAAATCGCTGAGGAGATCCTGAAGCTGAGGATCGAGCCCACCAGGCTCCTCCCCAAGCTGGAGCTGGCGAGGGGCTCGTAGGGCTTATATTTCTGGGGCAGAAGTTACTTCTGGGGCAGAAGTATGCTCTTCGACGAGAGGCCCAAGGAGGAGAGACGGGACCTTTTTGGCAGGGAGAGGGAACTGGAGGAGCTGAAAAGGGCGGCGAAAAGACCCCTGGTGCTCCTCTTGGGAATAAGGAGGATAGGTAAAACCTCCCTCCTGAAGGTTGCGCTGAAGGAACTTGGGAGACCCACCCTCCTCCTGGACGCCCGAAACCTGGGAGAGAACTATGGCAGAAGAGAACTTTATTCCCATCTCGCCAACAGTCTCCAGCCCCTCCTCCCCAAGATGGAGAGGGTGCTCAGGGCGGTGAGGGGGGTGAGGATCCTGGGAACGGAAGTGGAACTCCGATGGAAGGGGGAAGAGACCTTCTCCCTTTCGGAACTCTTCGATAAGCTCGACCGGGAAGGTGCGGTGATCGCCATAGACGAGGCCCAGAGGCTCAGGGGGCCCCTCTCCCCCGAGATAAGGAATGCCCTCGCCCACGCCTACGACTACGATCGGAACCTCACCTTCATCCTCACCGGCTCCGAGGTGGGCCTCCTCAGGGATTTTCTGGGAATCGAGGACGAGGCCTCCCCCCTGTACGGCAGGTATGCCCATGAGGTGGTGCTGGACAGGTTTGAGCGGGAGAAATCCTTGGAGTTCCTGAGAAAGGGATTCGAGGAGGCCGGAAGGAGGGTGGATGAGGGAGTTCTGGAAAGGGCGGTCGAAGAGCTGGACGGGATTCCCGGATGGCTCACCTTCTTCGGTAACTCCTATCTCTCCGGAAAGCCCGATCTTCCCTCCATCAAAAGAAAAGCTGTGGGGTTGGCGATGGAAGAGCTGAAGCACCTTTTGAAGGGAAGACCGAAGAGATATGGGCTGGTCCTCAAGGCCGTAGCCGAAGGGAAAGGGGGCTGGAGCGAGGTCAAGAGATACGTGGAAGAGAGGGAAGGGTGTACCCTTTCCACCAGCGTCCTGCATAACATCCTGGAGAACCTGGAGAAGATGAGCATCCTGAAGGACTACACTTTCCTGGATCCCGTCTACCGGGAGGCCGCCAAACTCCTTTATCCAAAACTGGTCTAATATGGACCAGTTTTTTATAAAAACCGGTCTAATATAGACTGAATGAAAAGGGAAGACTTCAAATACGTCATAGCGGAATGGCTTCAGCAGGGGATCCCGGAGGTCAAGGGAAGGGAAATCCTCCTGCCCTTGCACGGTCGTAACGGGGTTCTGAACTAAGTATGGACACGTATGGAGTCCACACCTAGTCCTTGGGCCTCACCGCCCTTGCCCCCCTCCGGGTTCATTGGGGGACTCATCAAGCTCGGCCCCTTTCGGGGGGAACCCGTGACTCCCCACATCCTAAGGAATTCCCTCCAGATGTTCCTCGCCGCATTCCCCTGCCTGTCAACCACGAGTCCGCACCTGGGGCACCTGAACTCGCCCGCCCCCCTCAGGTCTTTATTGTAGAACCCGCATCCGGAGCAGGTCCTGGAGGTGCCCCGAGCCTTCACAAAAATGGTGGCGTACCCGTTCCAGGCAGACTTGTACTCCACGTACCTCTGCAGCTTGAGGTAGTCGTGCTTGGAGTTCTGCCTGTTCACGTTCCTGCTCTTCGTCCTGGCCACCCTCTCCTTGAAGTTCCTCAGGTCCTCGAAAACGTTGGTCCTTCCCGACAGCCGCTTGGCGAGCTTGTGCAGCGCGTCTTCAACCCTGTTCCTCTCCCTCGAGCGGTACTTCCCCAGGAGCCTCCTCCTGGTTTTATCGGGGAGCTTTTGGATCACCCTCCTCTTCAGCTCGTAGGTCCTGTGGATGGTATAAATTTCCTTCAGGTCCAGGGAGCAGTCGTTCTGCCCGTCGAAACCGTCCAGGGAAAGGAGATTTGTATCCCAGGCGACCGGGTTCTCTATCTTCAGCTCCGCTTTCTTCCTGACCGTCACTATGAGCTTATCCTGCTTGAGTATAAGTTCCCCGAGCTCCAATCCCCTTATCCTCTCCCAGCACCAGGCCTTCCTCAGGTCCAGGGTTACGCTCTCCCCATGCGGCCTCACCGAGATCCTGAGGACCCCGTTCCTGTAACTGTAGAGGGTCTCCTTGATCCTGACGAACCTCCTCTTCAGTTCGGGTTTCTCCCTTCCTGCCCTCCCCCGCAGGTACCTCTTCCTCCAGGACTTCAGGATGGAGTAGGCCTGCTTTATGGCCGAGTCCACATAGTGCTTTGAATAGGCCCATCCGGCGAGGTGCCTGTCCCTCAGCCCCTTCCTGAAAGCCCTGTCCTTCTTCAGGAACGGGATCAGCCTCTTTCCCCTCCTCTCCCAAACCATGCTCCCCCACAACTCGTCAAGGATGGCATTCAAGATCCGCATGTAGTCCTCTATGAGCCCGCCCACCTCGAGCTCGTGCGGTATCGAGTATGCCTTAACCAACAAGTTTCCTGACACCCTCAATCACCTCCTTATACTTGTGAGACCTCATGCCGTAGAGCTTTCCAGCGAAATGAGAGACTATGGTGATCAGGTCCTCAACAAGCTCTTCCTGAGGAGTTTTCTCTTCGTGGTTTATCACTTCTATTTCTGTTCCGAAAACCGAAAACATCTTTCTGAGTGTTTCAAAACCAAACCTCGTCAGCCTGTCCTCGTAGGCTATTACCAGCTTGGATATTTTTCTCTCCGAAACCATGTCCAAGAGCTTCAGGAAGTTTTTTCCGCTTTGGTTGAGCCCGGAACCAACATCCGTCAGAATCTGAATTTCACCGTAACCCATCTCCTTGGCGTAGCTTGAAATGAGCTGCTTCTGCCTTTCAAGATCATCTTTCTGGGTCGAAGACGAAACCCTCGCATACCCCACGACCATTTTTTCCTCCCTTAAATCGAAGATGCGCTTTATTTCGCTCTCGGGAATCCTCCTTCGTCCTCCAATGGTTCTAACACACCTGATCTTGCCCTGTCTATCCCATTGCTGGATGGTCTAGGTGGTGACTCCAAGGAGTTTTTTTCGCCTCTTTGATCGTGTAAAGCCTTTCCATCCAAGTTTCTATCATATCAAGATATTTTTATTTGGAAACTGCTGAAGGGGCAAGGCCAGTCCCGATGAAATCCTCTACCTCGACTTCGAACATGCCAGGTTAAAAGGGGTAACGGCGGCCGACCTGGACGAAATGCTGGTAGGCTTCTACGAGCTCACGGGCAAAAGACCCAAGTACCTCTTCCTCGACGAAATCCAGGGAGTGAGGGACTATGGGGGCTGGTTCAGGAAGAGGCTCGACGCCAGGGTCTATCTTTCGGGTTCTTCCTCCGCCCTGACCCCCAAGAGGATTGCGGGGGAGCTGAGGGGAAGGTGCGTGAACTACGAAGTCTATCCGCTTTCCTTCAGGGAATACCTCTCCTTCCTAGGCCACAGCCCTCCAAAGCCCGAGGTCCTCCTCCACAGGGAGGAAAGGGGCAAACTCCTCTCCCTGCTGAGGGACTACCTCCAGTATGGTGCCTATCCCGCGGTTGCGCTGGAAGGGGACAAGAAGCGCGTGCTGAAGGCCTATTTCGACTCCGTGGTGGTCAGGGATCTGGGCGGAACACCCCTGGCCGAAACCCTCGCCCTCTACCTCACGGCGAACTATGCCCAACTGACGACCCTGAACAGGATCTACAACTACCTCCGGTCGCTGGGTTTCCAAGTGGGCAAGGAGAAGACCATGGAGCTCCTGGAGAGGGCGAGGGAGACCTACTTCGCGTTCACGATCGAACAGTTCAGGAAGAGCGAGAGGGAAAGGAAGATGAACCCCAAAAAGCTCTACATCGTGGATACCGGCTATCCCACCGCGCTGGGGTACGAGTTCTCGGTTTCGAGGGCCATGGAAAACGCCGTCTACCTGGAACTCCTGAGGAGGGGGAAGGGGGAGGTGTACTACTGGAAAGAGTACGGGAAGAGCACCGGAGCTGAGGTCGACTTCGTGGTGAGCAAGAACTTCAGGGCGGAGGAGCTGATTCAGGTAACCTACGGGGAGGAAGAAATCAGGGAAAGGGAGGTAAGGGCTCTGGAAAAGGCAAAGGAGGAACTCGAACCCAAGAAGCTCAAGATCCTGACATGGGACTACAGAGGGGAAATAGAAGGGATGGAGGCCGTGCCGTTATGGTATTGGTTGCTGACATGAGCGGTTCGCGAGTCCGTGCTGGAAAACCGACCATCGGTCCACTTCTCTGGGGTTAAGACGCCAGGAGAGCGGGAACTCCGCTTTGCAGAGCCTCACTCAGTCCTCCCCATCAGCTTCTTCAGCTTCTCCAGGGTTTCCCTGGTCTCCGGGGCCCTCACCGTCTCTCCTTCCTTCTCGGGCAAGGGCCTGGCCCTTATCCTGATCTCCAGCTCCTCCGGTCGGACACGGGGCTCCACGGGCCTAATCACCCCTGCAAGCTTGGCAGGGGGCACTGCGGGCGGGGCCCTGCCGGCCCTGAGGAGGGACTGAAGGGCCTCCTCCGGAGCCGGAATGGGTGAGGGCCTGAGGGGTTTCAGGGTGAGGGGCTTGGCCTCGGGAAGCTCCTCGAAGGCTGGGCGGGCGGGTTCAAGCTTCCGCAAGGAAACGGCCGGAACCACCCTTTCGGGCAGCTTCAGCCTGGGACGCACCAG encodes the following:
- a CDS encoding winged helix-turn-helix domain-containing protein, producing MEILKDHPIKLEIGGEEWETLDEKKASEVSEALADPIRRWIYQELGKGSLRQAELAKKASQALGKKITNVLIRYHLNKLASAGLVRFEKDESRPRVKMVHRCCEVRIQVRPFSPPSAGLEEVLAETLRRRG
- a CDS encoding MinD/ParA family protein; translation: MPILSVMGTKGGVGKSTVAMGISAWLSKLQKDMVLLVDGDTHVRTVELKMCPGADVTLSQVLEGKHSLADAIYSCALKAGGRPLFPKLAILPAGGRFLPPGSRDIVGFVEHTVGRFERMLSTLRKRFSYIIVDTPASVGFEHLILTAIADALLFVVNPDLDSILSSKMTAEGLKGLLGLQAVGVVVNRAPRGSSVEEWVLQAGEIAPVLGVIEDDELVEDAFRRDLPVVALYPEAPSSQALKKIAEEILKLRIEPTRLLPKLELARGS
- a CDS encoding ATP-binding protein, with product MLFDERPKEERRDLFGRERELEELKRAAKRPLVLLLGIRRIGKTSLLKVALKELGRPTLLLDARNLGENYGRRELYSHLANSLQPLLPKMERVLRAVRGVRILGTEVELRWKGEETFSLSELFDKLDREGAVIAIDEAQRLRGPLSPEIRNALAHAYDYDRNLTFILTGSEVGLLRDFLGIEDEASPLYGRYAHEVVLDRFEREKSLEFLRKGFEEAGRRVDEGVLERAVEELDGIPGWLTFFGNSYLSGKPDLPSIKRKAVGLAMEELKHLLKGRPKRYGLVLKAVAEGKGGWSEVKRYVEEREGCTLSTSVLHNILENLEKMSILKDYTFLDPVYREAAKLLYPKLV
- a CDS encoding zinc ribbon domain-containing protein gives rise to the protein MVKAYSIPHELEVGGLIEDYMRILNAILDELWGSMVWERRGKRLIPFLKKDRAFRKGLRDRHLAGWAYSKHYVDSAIKQAYSILKSWRKRYLRGRAGREKPELKRRFVRIKETLYSYRNGVLRISVRPHGESVTLDLRKAWCWERIRGLELGELILKQDKLIVTVRKKAELKIENPVAWDTNLLSLDGFDGQNDCSLDLKEIYTIHRTYELKRRVIQKLPDKTRRRLLGKYRSRERNRVEDALHKLAKRLSGRTNVFEDLRNFKERVARTKSRNVNRQNSKHDYLKLQRYVEYKSAWNGYATIFVKARGTSRTCSGCGFYNKDLRGAGEFRCPRCGLVVDRQGNAARNIWREFLRMWGVTGSPRKGPSLMSPPMNPEGGKGGEAQGLGVDSIRVHT
- a CDS encoding ATP-binding protein codes for the protein MLYLDFEHARLKGVTAADLDEMLVGFYELTGKRPKYLFLDEIQGVRDYGGWFRKRLDARVYLSGSSSALTPKRIAGELRGRCVNYEVYPLSFREYLSFLGHSPPKPEVLLHREERGKLLSLLRDYLQYGAYPAVALEGDKKRVLKAYFDSVVVRDLGGTPLAETLALYLTANYAQLTTLNRIYNYLRSLGFQVGKEKTMELLERARETYFAFTIEQFRKSERERKMNPKKLYIVDTGYPTALGYEFSVSRAMENAVYLELLRRGKGEVYYWKEYGKSTGAEVDFVVSKNFRAEELIQVTYGEEEIREREVRALEKAKEELEPKKLKILTWDYRGEIEGMEAVPLWYWLLT